The window CGCCGTCGGCGTACAGGGTGAGCGATTGGCGTGCGGTGCCGAAGGCGGCGGTGGCGGGTGGGGTCGCGTGGTAGCCGGCGGACACGGCGACGACCGCGGCGGTGACGGCGACGGTCAGCAGGGTCAGCACCGCGATCTGTTGACGCCACTCGCGGCGGAACAGGCGCAGCGCCCAGCGGACGACCGCGCGCCGCGCCGGGAGTCCGCCGTTGCGGCTCATCGGCCGTCACCGGGGGTGAGCAGTGACTCCGGCCCGGGGCCGGGGACGGTCTGATCGGCCAGTCGGCCGTCGCGGAGGAACACCACCCGGTCGGCCCAGGACGCCATCCGGGCGTCGTGGGTGACCACGACGCAGGCCACGCCGTCGTCGGCGGACCGGCGCAGCAGGCGCATCACCGTCTCACCGCTGAGCGAGTCGAGGGCGCCGGTGGGTTCGTCGGCCAGCAGTAGGCGGCGCTGCCCGACGACGGCGCGGGCGATGGCGACGCGTTGCCGTTCGCCGCCGGACAGTTCGTCGGGGTCGCGGGCGGCGCGATCGGTGAGTTCGAGCTTGGCGAGTACGTCCATCGCGGCGGCGCGGGCGGCCTTGACCGGTGTGCCGTCCAGCTCCAGCGGAAGGGCCACGTTCTCCACGGCGGTGAGCCCGGCGAGCAGGTTGAAGTCCTGGAAGACGTAGCCGATGGCCTGTCGTCGCAGGCGTGCGCGGTCGTTGCGGGACAGGTCGGCCGGGTCGTGGCCGGTGATGACGACGCTGCCGCTGGTCGGTTCCTCCAGGGTGCCGGCGATGGTGAGCAGGGTGCTCTTGCCGGACCCGCTCGGACCCATCACCGCGACGAGCTCGCCGCCGCGCACGGTCAGGTCGATCTCGCGTAACGCGTGCACCGCGGTGGGACCCGATCCGTGGGTCTTGGACACCCGGCGCAGTTCGAGGACGGCGGTCATCGTCGGATCCCGGCGATCCGGCGGCCGGCCCGGGGTGCGTCGGCCGGGCGGTCGGTGGTGGCGGGCAGGCGTGCGAGCCGGGCGTCGGCGATGTCGAGCCATCTGATGATCGCCTCGATCCGGAACAGTTCCGAGTCGGCGACCAGGGACAGCTCCACCTCGGCGTCGGTGAGGTCGGCTTTGAGTCGGGTGTACTCCTGCATCGCCTGGACGAGGTGGCGCCGGTGACTTTGGAGCAGCTGGGGCATGTCCACGCCCGGCACCCGCATCGCCACCAGCACCTTCATGACCAGCTCGTCGCGTGGCGGTGGGACGACGTCGGGGGGAGTGAGCAGCCAGGTCCGCAGTTCGTCGGCACCGGCCGGGGTGATGGTAAACGCGTTCTGTGGTCGGCCGCCGCCGTCCTCCGACTCGACGAGGCCGTCGCGTTCGAGCCGCTGCAGGGTGGTGTAGACCTGCCCGACGTTCAGCGGCCACACCTCACCGGTCCTGGCTTCGAACTCCTGCCGTAACTGCAGGCCGTACTTCGGGCCCTCGCTGAGCAGGGCCAATAGGGTGTGCC of the Actinoplanes sichuanensis genome contains:
- a CDS encoding PadR family transcriptional regulator; protein product: MSIRHTLLALLSEGPKYGLQLRQEFEARTGEVWPLNVGQVYTTLQRLERDGLVESEDGGGRPQNAFTITPAGADELRTWLLTPPDVVPPPRDELVMKVLVAMRVPGVDMPQLLQSHRRHLVQAMQEYTRLKADLTDAEVELSLVADSELFRIEAIIRWLDIADARLARLPATTDRPADAPRAGRRIAGIRR
- a CDS encoding ABC transporter ATP-binding protein produces the protein MTAVLELRRVSKTHGSGPTAVHALREIDLTVRGGELVAVMGPSGSGKSTLLTIAGTLEEPTSGSVVITGHDPADLSRNDRARLRRQAIGYVFQDFNLLAGLTAVENVALPLELDGTPVKAARAAAMDVLAKLELTDRAARDPDELSGGERQRVAIARAVVGQRRLLLADEPTGALDSLSGETVMRLLRRSADDGVACVVVTHDARMASWADRVVFLRDGRLADQTVPGPGPESLLTPGDGR